TGCTCGCGCCGACGGTCCTCTTCGAGTCGGGTGGCCTGGCGGACCTCGAAGGGGCGTACGAGCGATACGTGGCCTTCGAGGACTTCCGTCGCGACCTCGATCGAATGGCGCAGGTCACCGCGCTCGAGGTCGCGCCCGGTGATCGACTGTCGAGCGTCCTCGCCGCCGGCCGGGATCGACCGCGAGGTGGACGTCGATGAGCGATCGGACCGACGTGACCCGATCGCGGTCCCGTCCGGAATCGCTACTCGCCACCGCTTCACAGCCGCGGGCGCGATGGCCGGAGATGGGGGCGATCCTGGGGCTTCTGCTCGTGGTCGGGCTGCGTGCGGGCCCCCCGGGAGTCCTCGCGGGGAGTGGCACCATCGTCGTCTGGTACGCACTCGGGACGCCGTACGCGCTTGCGATCGGACATCTTCTCCTCGTCCCCCTGTTTCCGGCCGGCATCGATCCGGTCTCGCTGGCGCTCGTCGAGGCCGGCTTCCTCGCACTCCTGGTCGCGCCGGCCGTTCGGACCCGATCGCCGGTGGGGGTCGCCACTGTCACCGTCGGCACCGCGGTCTCCGTGGCCGGACTGGCGTGGCTTGCCCTCCGCTGGCACCCGCTCTGGGTGGCTGCAGCGACGACCGTCGGCCTCCTCGCACTCGCCCACTACGGCCTGTACCGGTACGCACTGGTCAGTCTCGGCCTCGTCGACGACGACCCGACTCGGGATGTAACAGCAGACAGTGACGAGCTATGAGCAAGGAATCGTTCAGCGACACCGCCGATAGTACCGAATCCGCACCCCCGTCCCAGATGCAAGCATTGAACACCGAGACGGCCGATACTGCGGCTCTCGAAGAGACCGCACAGCTAGAACTGCTCGCCGAAGAGAACCGCCGGCTTCGAGAAGAGTACGCCCGCGCTCGGCAATCCCGGTATCGCCGGACGGCGATCGGACTGGCTGCGGTCGGGGTAGTCGCGCTCGCTGGCGGCCTGCTGTTTCCCGATACTCGGGCGGTATTCGTCGCACTGGGCGCGACGGGGGTGTTCGGCGCCGTGCTCACGTACTCACTCACCCCTGGGCAGTTCGTTGCGGCTGCCGTCGGCGAACGCGTCTACGCCGCCAGCGCCGCCAACGGGGCGGCTATCGCAGCCGAACTCGGGCTCAGTGACGAGCGTCTCTACCTCCCACCGACGCAAGCGCGGGCCGTCCAGCTGTACGTGCCATTGCACCGCGAGTCCGACGCGCCCGCAGCCCGTGATGGCCCCTTCGTGCTCGAAGAGCCGGGGCGGGGGCTCCTCCTCGACCCGACCGGTGGCACGCTCTTTGCGGAGTTCGAGCGCGCGCTGGCCGGCGACCTCGCGTCGACGCCGGAACCGCTGGCGCGCCAGCTCTGTGACGGGCTCGTCGAACAGTTCGAACTGGCGGCCGGCGCCGAGCCCGACGTCGACGCAGACGCCGGGCGGGTGACAGTCGCGGTGTCGAACAGTGCCTTCGGCGCCGTCGATCGATTCGATCATCCGATCGGGTCGTTTCTCGCCGTCGGCCTGGCACAGGGGCTCGACCGCTCGGTCGAGCTCGAGGTCGACGTCGGCGACGAGCGCGCAGACTGGTTGGTCACCTGTCGGTACGACGGGGATCCCGGCGCACAAAGCGAGTTCGAGTGGGGCGAGTAGCGCGCGACGATCGCTGCCACGCCACCGGTCGAGGACGAGCACCGTGATCGCGGCCCGGAACGGAGATGAGGGGGAGAACGCGAGTTGCCGTCCCGGGTCACGCCGCGTCGGGCACGTTCACATCCGGCAGCTCGACGCCGTCGACGATCTTCGAGATGATCTCGTCGGGGGTCACGTGCCCGAGATCGGCGTCGGTGGTTAACACGAGCCGATGGGCCAGGATCGGGTGTGCGAGCGCTTTGACGTCGTCCGGAATCGCGTACTCGCGGCCCCGAATCGCCGCCCGGGCCTTCGCGCCGTCGAGAAATGCGAGACTCGCTCGGGGCGACGCACCATACTCGACGTCCGGATGCTCGCGGGTCGCGTCGACGAGATCGAGGATGTACTCCTTGACCGGCTCGGCGACGTAGACGTCCATCGCCGTCGCGCGTGCAGCGCGGATCGCCTCGGGACCGATCGCCGACTCGATGTCCGCTGGCCCGAGGTCCGGCCGGTCGTCGAACCGATCGAGGACCTCGCGTTCGGTCGCGCGGGCGGGCAACTCGACCGTGAGCTTGAACACGAAGCGATCGCGCTGGGCCTCCGGCAGCTCGAAGACGCCCTCCATCTCGATCGGGTTCTGCGTCGCGACGACCATGAACGGCTCCGGCAGCGAGAGCGTCTCCCCTTCGATCGTGACGCTCCGCTCTTCCATCGCCTCGAGCAACGCGCTCTGGGTTTTCGGCGTCGCCCGATTGATCTCGTCGGCGACGACCAGATTCGAAAAGATGGGGCCCCGCTGGAGCTGGAATTCGCCGGTGTTTTCGCGGTAGATGTGCGTGCCGGTGATGTCCGCCGGGAGGACGTCCGGCGTCATCTGGATGCGGCGGTAGTCCAGGCCGGACGCCCGCGCAAACAGATTGGCGAGCGTCGTCTTCGCAACCCCCGGGACGCCCTCGAATAAGAGATGCCCCCGAGTCAACAGGGCGATCGTGAGGTGTTCGACCGCGTCCTCGTTGCCGACCAGGACGCGGTCGACTTCCGTGTGGATCGCCGTGAACACGTTCTGTGGGTCGCCTGCCGCGGCCCCGGGCTCGTTCGTCGGCTCCATCTCGCTCATTGCTCCTCCCGTTTCGACCGGGTGCGGTTAAGCGCTTTGACCACGCGCTCGATGCGTTCGTCATCCCACTCGGGATGGCGCTCGCGAAGGGCGGCCGCGCGGTCTTCTGCCGCCGGGCCCCGTTGCTCAGCAGTGTCCTGGATCGGTGCCGTCGACCAGATGCG
The nucleotide sequence above comes from Halosolutus halophilus. Encoded proteins:
- a CDS encoding AAA family ATPase, yielding MEPTNEPGAAAGDPQNVFTAIHTEVDRVLVGNEDAVEHLTIALLTRGHLLFEGVPGVAKTTLANLFARASGLDYRRIQMTPDVLPADITGTHIYRENTGEFQLQRGPIFSNLVVADEINRATPKTQSALLEAMEERSVTIEGETLSLPEPFMVVATQNPIEMEGVFELPEAQRDRFVFKLTVELPARATEREVLDRFDDRPDLGPADIESAIGPEAIRAARATAMDVYVAEPVKEYILDLVDATREHPDVEYGASPRASLAFLDGAKARAAIRGREYAIPDDVKALAHPILAHRLVLTTDADLGHVTPDEIISKIVDGVELPDVNVPDAA